The Shewanella pealeana ATCC 700345 genome contains the following window.
TGGTGCAGATGGTCTATATAACGGTAGTTTATGTGCACTTGATGTAAACGGTACAGCTCATTCTGGCTGTTCAACGACAAATAAATCATTAAACGTTAGAGCGAGTGCCGTGATCGTGATGGCAGGCAGTCACGCTTATTCATCGACTCCGGTTATCTCAGATAGCTGTATTGATAAACCTGGTGAAGTCGATGCTTGTGATGGCCTTAACGATAATAATACGCTAGATATTTTGGGTAAATCGACAGGTGGCGTATCGATTATAGTAAGTGATCTACACAACCAACCGTTACCTTCTGGTACCATTTTGACCTTCAAGCCATCAGTTGGCAGTTTGGCAAGTAATGGCACATTTACTATTCCTTCGACTAATAAAAATGGCGCCTTGCCGTACAGTGTTGTGATCAAAGGTGCTGATGACCCTGAGTCAGGTACGCTAGTTATTGAAGCTGTTACGCCAAATGGTGATTTAACACTGATTGCGACAATATCAATGACCATTCATTGATGCATAATAACTGCTACGTGTGAGTAATAAGCTTCACCTAAAAAGCCCTGCGATAGCAGGGCTTTTTTTCAGCTCAAACCATCTGTTTCAGTGGCAGCTATCAATTAGGTGTTGCTCGCTTCATATGGAAGTTGTTTGATACGCCGATGGAATGAACCGCTGTATAGCCACATATGAAAAAACCACCGTAATGGTGGTTTTTTTTATGTCTACTTAAGATCAGTAAAAAGCTTATCTCTGGAACTGATAAACACTGCCTAGCTTCATAATTTGTGTTAGCTCATCGAGCGCTGTTCGCGATTCTATGACTAACTGCGGGTCGGCTAAGTCCTCAACTAACAAACGATCACGGTAATGCTTATCTACCCACTGATTTAAGCGAGTGAACAGCGCGTCATTCATTAATGTATGTTGGTTAACCGCGGCAACTTCATCTTGGTTCATCGCTACACGTAAACGCAGGCAAGCTGGCCCACCACCATTTTGCATGCTCTGCTTCACATCGAAGTAGAGCACTTGCTTGATTGGGGTATCGAGTGTCACTAATTCATTTAGATAAGCAAAAACTGCTGGATTTTCTTGACAGTTTGTTGGCGCAATAATCGCCATTTCGCCTGAAGGTAAGGTCACTACCTGGGTATTAAATAGGTAACTCTTAACCGCATCTTGAATCGCCACCTGAGAGGTAGGCACTTCAACGAAGTGTAGGGCTGAGTCACCAAACTTGTTTTTGATTTCAGTCAGTTTTGCCTGTGTGTTTAAAAAAGCTTGCTCATGATAGAACAACACATTTTGGTTACCTACGGCAATCACATCGTTATGGAACACGCCTTGGTCAATCACATCGGGGTTCTGCTGAATATAAACCGTGCCGTTATCATCTAATTGATGCAGACGGGCAACCGCTTGTGATGCTTCGAGTGTCTGACGAGCTGGAAACTTTTGCGGCTTTGGCGCAGATGGATTGGTGGCCTCCTGACCATAGACAAATAGCTCAACACCAGCATGTCCATACTCACTGCATAAACGCGTATGGTTAGCCGCGCCTTCATCACCAAAGCTGGTATGTTCTGGAAGATGTTGGTGATGTTTGAAATAACGGCTATCGTTAAACGTAGCTTGAAGTATGTTACCTGTCGTCGTAGGTTCAATACTGCGGTGTAACTTGTCGACAAGATTGGCCGGGGTAAAGTGTAATTTACCGTCATGGGTATCAGCGCTAGGAGATACGGTGGCAGCGTTAGCGGTCCACATGCTTGATGCACTGCAGCATGCACGTAGAAGCGCAGGAGCTTCTTTCGCAGCTTTATTAAGGATTTCAGCATCTGTGCCAGAAAAACCAATTCTGCGTAGTGTGTGTAAGTCTGGGCGCTCTTGAGGGGCAAGCATTCCTTGAACTAAACCGAGATCGGCTAGCGCTTTTGCTTTTTTGAGTCCTTGTTTAGCAGCATCTTTTGGGCTTGAGGTTGCGGCGGCGTTATTTAATGAGGCGACGTTGCCAAATGATAAACCTGCGTAATTGTGCGTTGGCCCAACGAGTCCGTCGAAATTCGCTTCAAAATGCTTCATTCTTGTTTTCCTTAAGGGTAGCTCAGGTTGTAATATCTTTTCTGAGTTGTAATTATTACGGTCAGTATACTTAAGCGACAGTGCCGCACAAGCGAGTTTAAATTGACAAAAACACTGAATTTGAATTGAAATGCACACCGATGACTTGCTTGATGACTAATAATGAAATATTAGTTTTTAAATACGCACTATTTTTTTTCACATTTATTTCAAAAATGGTTAAAAATTGATACTCCAGTACAAATAAAAGAGGGATTAGCTTGAAACTCTGTACACAACCCTCTATATATGGAGCCAAATTTCCGATTTTTGAGACTCGTTGGCGCAAATTAATCTATGGGTAAATCGCTAGTAATCGTCGAATCACCGGCCAAAGCCAAGACTATTAATAAATATCTAGGCAAAGATTTCATCGTTAAGTCGAGTGTAGGTCACATCCGTGATCTGCCAACATCATCGAGTTCAGACGCTAAAGTTGTCAGTAAGACAGCTGCTGAAGTCAAAAAGATGTCTCCAGAGGAGAAGGCTGAGTATAAGAGTTTAAAAGCGAAGCAAGCTTTAGTTGCGCGCATGGGGGTCGATCCAGAAAAAGGCTGGAAAGCAAACTATCAAACCTTACCAGGCAAAGAAAAAGTCGTTAAGGAACTCCAAACTCTGGCAGCGTCTGCTGACCATATCTATCTCGCAACCGATTTGGATAGAGAGGGAGAGGCGATAGCTTGGCATCTACAGCAAGTGATTGGTGGAGATGAGTCACGTTATCAGCGAGTAGTTTTTAACGAAATTACCAAGACAGCGATTCAAGATGCATTTAGCCAGCCATCGGTGCTAGACACCAATATGGTTAATGCACAACAGGCGCGTCGCTTCTTAGACCGTGTTGTTGGCTTTATGGCTTCTCCACTATTATGGAAGAAGGTCGCCCGCGGTCTGTCTGCTGGGCGTGTACAGTCTGTTGCCGTCCGCCTTGTGGTTGAACGCGAAAGTGAGATTAAAGCCTTTGTGCCAGAAGAGTTCTGGGATGTTCATGCTGAACTCAATACCTTAACCGACGACCTGCTAAAAATGCAGGTGGTTAAATTCCAAGGTAAAGCATTCAGCCCTGTCAACGAAGTCGAAGCGCAAACTGCAGTTAGTCAGTTATCTCAGTCCAGCTTTGTGGTTGCCGCTCGTGAAGACAGAGCGACATCGAGCAAACCATCGGCACCTTATATTACATCGACGTTACAGCAAGCTGCGAGTACGCGCTTAGGCTTTGGTGTGAAGAAGACTATGATGATGGCACAACGCTTGTATGAAGCGGGCCACATCACTTATATGCGTACCGACTCGACTAACTTAAGCCAAGAAGCGCTCGATAACGTGCGTGACATGATTGGTAAAGAGTATGGCGACAACTACCTGCCTGAATCACCTATTCGTTATGGCAGCAAAGAAGGCGCACAAGAAGCCCACGAAGCGATTCGTCCTTCAAATGTAAAAGTGAGTGCAGCGTCGCTATCAGACATGGAGCGGGACGCACAGCGCCTATACGAGCTTATTTGGCGTCAGTTTGTGTCTTGTCAGATGACACCTGCAAAATATGATGCGACTCGCCTGACTGTAAAGGCAGGTGATTATGAGCTTAAAGCAACGGGTCGTACGCTTCGTTTCGATGGTTGGACGCGCGTTCAAACTGCCATTAAGAAGAAAAATGAAGAAGACAACACTTTGCCATACGTGGCACAAGGTGATGCCGTCACGCTAAAAGAGCTACTACCTAAGCAGCACTTTACTAAACCTGCACCACGTTACAGTGAAGCGTCTTTGGTTAAAGAGTTAGAAAAGCGTGGTATTGGTCGTCCATCTACTTACGCTACGATCATTTCAACTATCCAAGACCGTGGTTATGTGAAAGTTGATAACCGTCGCTTCTTTGCAGAAAAGATGGGTGAAATCGTTAGTGATAGCTTAGTGGGTAGCTTTGAAGATCTAATGAGCTACGACTTCACTGCTAGCATGGAGCAAACATTAGATGATGTTGCTCAAGGTAAGCTTGAGTGGAAAAAAGTACTCGATGGTTTCTATAAAGACTTCACTAAACAATTAGAAGTCGCTGAATTACCACCGGAAGAGGGCGGAATGCGCCCGAACGAAATGGTGATTACCGATAACATCAAGTGTCCAACCTGTGGCCGCCCTATGGGCATTCGTACCGGTACGACTGGTGTATTCCTAGGTTGCTCTGGTTATGCATTACCACCAAAAGAGCGCTGTAAAACAACGTTGAACTTAACGCCTGGTGAAGAGGCTGTGAGTAGCGGTGAAGACGCTGAAACTGAAGCTCTACGTGCTAAGCATCGCTGTGGGATCTGTGGCACAGCCATGGATAGTTACTTAATCGATGAAGCTCGTAAATTACACGTATGTGGTAACAACCCAACATGTAATGGTTATGAGGTAGAAGCGGGTCAGTTTAAGATTAAAGGTTACGAAGGGCCTATTATTGAGTGCGATCGTTGTGGCAACGATATGGAGCTTAAAAACGGTCGTTTCGGTAAGTATTTTGGTTGTACAAACACTGAGTGTAAGAACACGCGTAAGCTGCTTAGGAGCGGTGAGGCTGCGCCACCAAAAGAAGACCCTATTCACTTACCTGAACTTAAGTGTACTAAGTCTGATGCATATTTCGTGTTAAGAGATGGTGCGGCGGGGATCTTCCTTGCGGCGAGCACATTCCCTAAATCACGAGAGACTCGTGGCCCGTTAGTCGAAGAGCTAGTGAAGTACCGTGAGCTGTTATGGCCTAAGTACCAGTATCTTGCCGATGCGCCAGTGGCTGACGATGACGGTAATCTTGCATCTGTACGCTTTAGCCGTAAGACTAAAGAGCAGTACGTTGCAACAGATGTTGATGGTAAGGCGACTGGCTGGACATCAAAGTTTGTTGATGGCAAGTGGGTGACAGAGGCAAAAGCCAAGCCTAAGCCTAAGGC
Protein-coding sequences here:
- the astB gene encoding N-succinylarginine dihydrolase, with translation MKHFEANFDGLVGPTHNYAGLSFGNVASLNNAAATSSPKDAAKQGLKKAKALADLGLVQGMLAPQERPDLHTLRRIGFSGTDAEILNKAAKEAPALLRACCSASSMWTANAATVSPSADTHDGKLHFTPANLVDKLHRSIEPTTTGNILQATFNDSRYFKHHQHLPEHTSFGDEGAANHTRLCSEYGHAGVELFVYGQEATNPSAPKPQKFPARQTLEASQAVARLHQLDDNGTVYIQQNPDVIDQGVFHNDVIAVGNQNVLFYHEQAFLNTQAKLTEIKNKFGDSALHFVEVPTSQVAIQDAVKSYLFNTQVVTLPSGEMAIIAPTNCQENPAVFAYLNELVTLDTPIKQVLYFDVKQSMQNGGGPACLRLRVAMNQDEVAAVNQHTLMNDALFTRLNQWVDKHYRDRLLVEDLADPQLVIESRTALDELTQIMKLGSVYQFQR
- the topA gene encoding type I DNA topoisomerase, whose protein sequence is MGKSLVIVESPAKAKTINKYLGKDFIVKSSVGHIRDLPTSSSSDAKVVSKTAAEVKKMSPEEKAEYKSLKAKQALVARMGVDPEKGWKANYQTLPGKEKVVKELQTLAASADHIYLATDLDREGEAIAWHLQQVIGGDESRYQRVVFNEITKTAIQDAFSQPSVLDTNMVNAQQARRFLDRVVGFMASPLLWKKVARGLSAGRVQSVAVRLVVERESEIKAFVPEEFWDVHAELNTLTDDLLKMQVVKFQGKAFSPVNEVEAQTAVSQLSQSSFVVAAREDRATSSKPSAPYITSTLQQAASTRLGFGVKKTMMMAQRLYEAGHITYMRTDSTNLSQEALDNVRDMIGKEYGDNYLPESPIRYGSKEGAQEAHEAIRPSNVKVSAASLSDMERDAQRLYELIWRQFVSCQMTPAKYDATRLTVKAGDYELKATGRTLRFDGWTRVQTAIKKKNEEDNTLPYVAQGDAVTLKELLPKQHFTKPAPRYSEASLVKELEKRGIGRPSTYATIISTIQDRGYVKVDNRRFFAEKMGEIVSDSLVGSFEDLMSYDFTASMEQTLDDVAQGKLEWKKVLDGFYKDFTKQLEVAELPPEEGGMRPNEMVITDNIKCPTCGRPMGIRTGTTGVFLGCSGYALPPKERCKTTLNLTPGEEAVSSGEDAETEALRAKHRCGICGTAMDSYLIDEARKLHVCGNNPTCNGYEVEAGQFKIKGYEGPIIECDRCGNDMELKNGRFGKYFGCTNTECKNTRKLLRSGEAAPPKEDPIHLPELKCTKSDAYFVLRDGAAGIFLAASTFPKSRETRGPLVEELVKYRELLWPKYQYLADAPVADDDGNLASVRFSRKTKEQYVATDVDGKATGWTSKFVDGKWVTEAKAKPKPKAKAKPKAKPKAKATKAE